A single genomic interval of Corylus avellana chromosome ca10, CavTom2PMs-1.0 harbors:
- the LOC132163077 gene encoding receptor-like protein 7, with amino-acid sequence MAIYSLFLMTISVFGVVSSPCFRNEQSLLLQLKNNLTFNSTMSTKLVKWNQSADCCSWEGVTCNEGRVIGLDLTNESISGGLDNSSSLFSLQHLESLSLAYNDFNYSHEIPSEFDKLANLSYLNLSNAYFTGQIPIAISRLTRLVTLDLSFNDLHLENPNFKVLIQNLSELMELNLDGVLISAPGNEWCRALSSSLPNLRVLSLSYCNLSGPIDSSLRNLHSLSIIRLNDNDFSAPVPEFFADFKNLTSLKVSYSGFDGKFPEKIFQVPTLQRLICHITFSLKVLCQNFLQMDLFKPCFLQEQVFLGHYHLLSVTFKCCQQ; translated from the coding sequence ATGGCCATTTACTCACTTTTCTTGATGACCATTTCTGTCTTTGGGGTGGTGTCTAGCCCATGTTTCCGCAATGAGCAGTCCTTGTTGCTGCAATTGAAGAACAATCTTACGTTTAATTCTACTATGTCCACTAAACTTGTTAAGTGGAATCAAAGTGCTGATTGTTGCTCTTGGGAAGGCGTAACCTGCAACGAGGGCCGTGTTATTGGTCTCGACCTGACCAACGAATCCATCTCGGGTGGACTCGACAATTCAAGCAGCCTTTTCAGCCTTCAGCATCTCGAGAGCCTGAGTTTGGCTTATAACGACTTCAACTATTCTCATGAGATTCCATCAGAGTTTGACAAGCTTGCGAATTTGAGTTATTTGAATCTCTCAAATGCTTACTTTACAGGGCAGATTCCTATTGCGATTTCGCGCTTGACAAGGTTGGTTACTCTTGATTTATCTTTCAATGACCTTCATCTTGAGAATCCAAATTTTAAAGTGTTGATTCAAAACCTTTCGGAGCTTATGGAACTTAATCTTGATGGTGTACTTATATCAGCTCCAGGTAATGAGTGGTGTCGGGCATTATCATCTTCGCTCCCAAATCTGAGAGTGTTGAGCTTGTCATACTGCAATCTTTCAGGCCCGATTGATTCCTCCTTGCGGAATCTTCATTCCCTCTCAATTATTCGTTTGAATGATAACGACTTTTCTGCTCCAGTTCCAGAATTTTTTGcagatttcaaaaatttgacTTCCTTGAAAGTCAGTTATTCTGGGTTTGATGGAAAATTTCCGGAAAAGATCTTCCAAGTTCCAACGCTACAACGCTTGATTTGTCATATAACTTTCTCCTTGAAGGTTCTTTGCCAGAATTTCCTCCAAATGGATCTCTTCAAACCATGCTTCTTACAGGAACAAGTTTTTCTGGGACATTACCATCTTCTATCGGTAACCTTCAAATGTTGTCAACAATAG
- the LOC132164572 gene encoding receptor-like protein 33, with protein sequence MPNWIWKLPNLSYLDLSYNFLVTLEGPILNVSLFSLHLRSNQLQGQLPNIPHVEYLDFSENSLDPSILANISWSLPSVRSIFLSSNKLNGSIPGSICNATYFEGLDLSNNFFSGTIPQCLIEMSGSLNVINLRKNNLIGIIPDAFPDNCGLQTLSLNKNQLEGGLPKSLANCIGLEVLDIGNNHIEGTFPIYLKNTSWLSVLVLRSNKFYGSITHLELNVTWPWLQIVDIASNNFTGNLPIILLLSWTSMMDRGHGVGVGSNYLAYIGNFSYQDTVTIISKGLEMELVKIPTILTTLDFSCNYFDGPIPEEIGELTLLHTLNLSHNAFTSEIPPSLGKLSHLESLDLSNNELSGEIPVQLANGLIFLSVLNLSFNQLVGQIPLMKQFNTFSATSFEGNERLCGLPLKTQCTYEDPRLPPPTYEENHKSMIEWNYISAELGFVFGFGIVIAPLMFWRRWRIWYYKHVDDIMFRIFPQLCLRKEHHQRQAFRNQEPRH encoded by the coding sequence ATGCCCAACTGGATCTGGAAACTTCCTAATCTTTCTTACTTAGATCTCTCTTACAATTTTCTAGTGACTTTGGAAGGACCTATCCTCAATGTTTCTCTTTTTAGCCTACATCTTCGCTCCAATCAACTCCAAGGGCAGCTCCCAAATATCCCGCATGTTGAATACTTGGATTTCTCAGAGAATAGTTTGGATCCCTCCATTCTAGCTAACATCAGTTGGTCCCTTCCTTCCGTTAGATCCATTTTTCTTTCAAGTAATAAATTGAATGGGAGCATCCCTGGATCAATATGCAATGCTACATATTTTGAAGGTCTAGATTTGTCTAATAATTTCTTCAGTGGCACAATTCCCCAGTGCTTGATTGAGATGAGTGGTTCACTTAATGTGATAAATCTAAGGAAAAACAACCTCATTGGCATAATTCCCGATGCATTTCCAGATAATTGTGGTTTACAAACTTTATCTCTCAATAAAAACCAACTAGAAGGAGGGTTACCAAAATCTTTGGCCAATTGCATTGGGTTGGAGGTCTTGGACATTGGGAACAACCACATCGAGGGTACGTTCCCAATTTACTTGAAGAACACATCCTGGTTGAGCGTTCTTGTTTTGCGATCTAACAAATTTTACGGATCCATTACTCATCTAGAACTTAATGTCACTTGGCCATGGCTTCAAATTGTAGACATAGCTTCAAATAATTTTACTGGTAACCTTCCAATAATACTTCTTTTGTCTTGGACATCAATGATGGATCGTGGGCATGGGGTGGGCGTGGGGAGTAATTACCTTGCATATATCGGTAATTTTTCTTATCAAGATACGGTAACAATTATTAGCAAGGGTTTAGAGATGGAGCTGGTGAAGATTCCAACTATCCTCACCACCCTTGACTTCTCTTGTAACTACTTTGATGGTCCTATACCTGAAGAAATTGGAGAACTCACACTGTTACATACTCTCAACCTGTCGCATAATGCTTTCACAAGCGAAATTCCACCATCTTTGGGAAAATTGAGTCATCTTGAGTCACTAGACCTATCAAACAACGAGCTTTCTGGTGAGATTCCCGTGCAACTCGCCAATGGTCTGATTTTTCTGTCGGTCCTTAACCTTTCATTCAACCAATTGGTGGGACAGATTCCATTGATGAAGCAATTTAATACATTTTCGGCAACTTCCTTCGAAGGAAATGAAAGATTATGTGGTTTGCCTTTGAAAACACAATGCACATATGAGGATCCACGATTGCCACCTCCAACATATGAAGAAAATCATAAGAGTATGATTGAGTGGAATTACATAAGTGCTGAATTgggatttgtttttggctttggAATTGTAATTGCCCCCCTTATGTTTTGGAGGAGGTGGAGAATATGGTACTATAAACATGTTGATGACATTATGTTTAGGATCTTCCCTCAACTGTGTCTTAGAAAAGAACATCATCAAAGACAGGCATTCAGAAATCAAGAGCCGAGGCACTAG